The Methanobacteriaceae archaeon DNA window GATCATTTGATTGTTTTGCAATGGAAGAAATAATATCCAAAATAGAATTCCGCCCTAGTTCATTAGCTTGTTTATTCAACATTTCAAATCTAAATGGCGAATAAGCAAATTTGCTCATTTTAACCACCATCATCAACGGCTTAGGTTCACTCTTTTTCATTTCAGCAATAGGATAATAAACCCATTTGCTAGATTTAAGTTTAGTTTCCCTAGATAACCTTTGAATAGCAGCAATAATAGATAATTGTGTTGTAGTGGTTAATCTACATGTTTTTGAAAGGCCAGTTAAAATAATTCCATCATCAATAGCTTTATTAAATAATTTGTTTACATATTCATTCTCTCGGCTATGGCCTACTTGCAAAGATCCATCCCTAATTATAATATCTCCACTATCTAATTCCATATCCAACAAACGTTTTGCAATAATCCATTCAGTACACCGACGAGCTTTTGAAGCTACACGTTCCATACCTTCTTTTGAAGTCGCACTGACTTTTTCATCAACTTCACTGCTGGTTAACTTAGTTTCATTAGGTAAATATTCATTGAACTCATCATCAATCGGTGAAATAGAAGTTTCAAAGTAAATTTTGTTCTTACCAAATTTCGTCGTTGTCAATGATAAAAATTCAATTTTCTGAGGAATATCCGATTCTATGGGAACTCTTTTTTTATCTTTAAAAATATTAA harbors:
- a CDS encoding DNA double-strand break repair nuclease NurA, translated to MNYLNNFSGDVNILTDSMRQIAEKIAELSEREIGEPNIKEFKPDKLDKNRFYEIPSTHTSRKIACIDGGNQELLTTPEFSAQLNRVYFNIFKDKKRVPIESDIPQKIEFLSLTTTKFGKNKIYFETSISPIDDEFNEYLPNETKLTSSEVDEKVSATSKEGMERVASKARRCTEWIIAKRLLDMELDSGDIIIRDGSLQVGHSRENEYVNKLFNKAIDDGIILTGLSKTCRLTTTTQLSIIAAIQRLSRETKLKSSKWVYYPIAEMKKSEPKPLMMVVKMSKFAYSPFRFEMLNKQANELGRNSILDIISSIAKQSNDLSLPGYPYGLFDADRWARVTNEEIESYKTRFYSEISKTGIWDDLKYNIRAIDLHDKLDSM